A stretch of the Prochlorococcus marinus str. MIT 0918 genome encodes the following:
- a CDS encoding PRC-barrel domain-containing protein: MTNTQFPNDLGEMVPSERLWLRSELMGTQVITRDTGRRLGVVGEVVVDIDRREVVALGLRDNPLTRFLPGLPKWMLLERIRQVGDVILVDSVDSLSEDFTPERYSKVINCQVITESGEQLGRVLGFSFDIETGELISLVMGAMGVPLLGEGVLSTWEIPVNEIVSSGADRIIVYEGAEEKLKQLSSGLLEKIGVGGSSWDERERERYKVNLVPVENQLTAGEELEQNQKFLSASEDISVIEEEQEQQEEEEQELEYVELEDERKSYGKQARYLEDFPRSNNSDFADSYPEQDNQLEPQEENYSSQSTSDLTSNFSKGRNRASNRKAIKNLEDPLDVEPIKIKREEQDDINYDKLSNSNDIEDPW, from the coding sequence TTGACAAACACACAATTTCCAAACGATTTAGGTGAAATGGTCCCTAGTGAAAGACTCTGGCTTCGTTCAGAATTAATGGGGACTCAAGTAATTACTCGCGATACAGGACGACGCTTAGGTGTGGTTGGTGAAGTTGTTGTAGATATTGATCGAAGAGAAGTTGTAGCACTTGGTTTAAGAGATAATCCTCTAACTAGATTTTTACCTGGATTACCTAAATGGATGCTCTTGGAACGTATTCGTCAAGTTGGGGATGTAATACTTGTTGATTCTGTCGATTCTTTAAGTGAAGACTTTACTCCTGAGAGATATAGCAAAGTTATTAATTGTCAGGTAATCACTGAATCTGGAGAACAATTGGGCAGAGTTTTAGGTTTCTCCTTTGATATTGAAACGGGAGAATTAATTAGTTTGGTCATGGGAGCAATGGGTGTACCACTTTTGGGAGAAGGTGTTTTGAGCACTTGGGAGATTCCAGTAAACGAGATTGTTAGTAGTGGTGCTGATCGAATAATTGTTTATGAAGGTGCTGAAGAGAAATTAAAGCAGTTAAGTAGTGGTTTGCTTGAAAAAATTGGAGTTGGTGGTTCTTCATGGGACGAAAGAGAAAGAGAGCGTTATAAAGTTAATTTAGTGCCTGTAGAAAACCAACTCACTGCAGGGGAAGAACTTGAGCAAAATCAAAAGTTTTTATCAGCTTCCGAAGATATAAGTGTGATTGAGGAAGAGCAAGAGCAACAGGAAGAGGAAGAGCAAGAGTTGGAATATGTTGAATTAGAAGATGAAAGAAAAAGTTATGGTAAACAAGCACGTTATTTAGAAGATTTTCCTCGATCAAATAATTCTGATTTTGCAGATTCTTATCCTGAACAAGATAATCAATTAGAGCCTCAGGAAGAAAATTATTCTTCTCAAAGTACTTCTGATTTGACCTCAAATTTCTCTAAAGGAAGAAATAGAGCCAGTAATCGAAAGGCAATTAAAAACTTAGAAGATCCTTTAGATGTTGAACCAATTAAAATAAAGAGAGAAGAACAAGATGATATTAATTATGATAAATTATCTAATTCTAATGATATCGAAGATCCATGGTAA
- a CDS encoding glycosyl transferase, producing the protein MTSIRPPTDHKPAQVVVIISNGPGELTTWVKPLVESLHNQLAMRPCEKFARISLRLVLVPCPNATGNEQKAAESWNKFETITSAKNFWNLIFNPKKYGFWPNQGVVVFLGGDQFWSVLLSARLKYKNITYAEWKARWPFWNDRIAAMSPQVKQLLPKKLKQRCVVVGDLMADLQKEAKNNNPLPKGKWIAILPGSKKAKLSVGIPFFLEVADHLLREVPFCNFIIPIAPTTSIKEIIYFSGLNNPISKQYNSKIKNIEQATGKLPWKKLITNQETKIYLIEEHPAHEFISQCDLALTTIGANTAELGALGTPMIVVVPTQHLHVMEAWDGLLGIIARLPILKWFLGLLIGLWRLRKRNYMAWPNISAKKMIVPERIGKINPIEIAIEAKGWLSSPKRLKGQKEDLRALRGEEGAITKMTEEIINLLEN; encoded by the coding sequence TTGACTTCCATAAGACCTCCTACAGATCACAAACCTGCTCAAGTAGTGGTGATTATTTCTAATGGACCAGGTGAACTAACAACATGGGTTAAACCCCTAGTCGAGAGCTTACATAATCAATTAGCAATGAGACCTTGCGAAAAATTTGCCAGAATTAGCCTTAGGCTAGTTCTAGTTCCCTGTCCAAATGCAACGGGAAACGAACAAAAGGCCGCTGAAAGTTGGAATAAGTTCGAAACAATTACTTCAGCTAAAAATTTCTGGAACCTGATCTTTAATCCTAAAAAATATGGCTTTTGGCCAAATCAAGGTGTGGTTGTCTTTTTAGGGGGCGATCAGTTTTGGAGTGTTCTACTCTCCGCAAGACTTAAATATAAAAATATTACTTATGCCGAATGGAAAGCAAGATGGCCTTTTTGGAATGATCGAATTGCGGCAATGTCTCCCCAAGTCAAACAACTTCTGCCCAAAAAACTGAAACAACGTTGCGTTGTCGTAGGAGATTTAATGGCAGATCTTCAAAAAGAAGCTAAAAATAATAATCCTCTTCCAAAAGGTAAATGGATAGCAATCTTACCTGGATCAAAAAAAGCTAAGCTTTCAGTTGGAATACCATTCTTTTTAGAAGTTGCAGATCATTTATTGAGAGAAGTACCATTCTGCAATTTCATTATTCCAATAGCACCAACAACAAGTATTAAAGAAATAATATATTTTAGTGGTTTAAATAATCCTATTTCGAAACAATATAATTCTAAAATAAAAAATATAGAACAGGCTACGGGAAAACTGCCATGGAAAAAACTAATCACTAATCAAGAAACTAAAATATATTTAATTGAGGAACATCCTGCTCATGAATTTATAAGTCAATGTGATTTAGCCTTAACTACAATTGGAGCAAACACCGCGGAGCTAGGAGCACTTGGGACACCAATGATTGTTGTTGTACCTACACAACATCTACATGTAATGGAAGCATGGGACGGTCTGCTTGGAATTATTGCAAGACTCCCTATACTAAAATGGTTCTTAGGCCTACTTATTGGGCTTTGGAGATTAAGAAAAAGAAATTATATGGCCTGGCCAAATATAAGTGCTAAAAAGATGATTGTTCCTGAAAGAATTGGCAAAATTAATCCTATAGAAATAGCAATAGAGGCAAAAGGATGGTTATCTTCTCCTAAAAGATTAAAAGGGCAAAAAGAGGATTTAAGAGCTCTAAGAGGTGAAGAAGGAGCTATAACAAAAATGACAGAAGAAATTATAAATCTACTAGAAAATTAA
- the accC gene encoding acetyl-CoA carboxylase biotin carboxylase subunit, which yields MSLGKVLIANRGEIALRILRSCRELGIATVAVYSTTDRNALHVQLADEAVCVGDSPSNKSYLNVPNILAAATSRGVDAIHPGYGFLAENDRFAEICKDHGIVFIGPSPHAIRSMGDKATAKSTMVKVGVPTVPGSEGLLANWEEAASLASEMGYPVMIKATAGGGGRGMRLVNSSESIEELFKAAQGESEAAFGNSGLYMEKFIERPRHVEVQILADSFGNVVHLGERDCSIQRRHQKLLEESPSPALDDGLRIRMGEAAVSAAKSIDYEGAGTVEFLLDRSGNFYFMEMNTRIQVEHPVTEMVTGIDLVAEQLRIAGGERLLCSQQEIQLRGHAIECRINAEDSQHNFRPSPGRITGWLPPGGPGVRVDSHVYTGYDIPPFYDSLIGKLIVWGRDRETALKRMKRALNECAVTGIPTTIDFHLQLLDRDEFLKGDVHTKFVEQEMI from the coding sequence GTGTCTCTAGGCAAAGTCCTAATTGCTAATCGTGGCGAGATTGCCTTAAGAATTCTACGTAGTTGTAGAGAATTAGGCATTGCAACAGTTGCTGTTTATAGCACTACCGATAGAAATGCTTTGCATGTCCAACTTGCTGATGAAGCTGTATGCGTCGGGGATTCTCCAAGTAATAAAAGCTATTTAAATGTTCCAAATATTTTGGCTGCTGCAACTTCACGTGGTGTAGATGCAATTCATCCTGGGTATGGTTTTTTGGCTGAAAATGATCGTTTTGCAGAAATATGTAAAGACCATGGCATTGTTTTTATTGGTCCTTCCCCACATGCAATTAGATCAATGGGGGATAAAGCAACTGCTAAATCCACTATGGTTAAGGTAGGAGTGCCAACGGTGCCTGGGAGTGAAGGATTATTGGCGAACTGGGAAGAAGCTGCATCATTAGCAAGTGAAATGGGTTATCCAGTCATGATTAAGGCCACTGCAGGCGGCGGTGGAAGAGGTATGAGATTAGTTAATAGCTCTGAATCTATTGAAGAGCTTTTCAAGGCTGCTCAAGGTGAATCAGAAGCTGCATTTGGAAATTCTGGTTTATACATGGAAAAATTTATTGAAAGACCAAGGCATGTTGAAGTACAGATTTTGGCAGATAGTTTTGGTAATGTTGTTCACCTTGGAGAAAGAGATTGTTCGATTCAAAGGAGACATCAAAAATTATTAGAAGAGTCTCCAAGCCCTGCCTTGGATGACGGTTTAAGAATTCGTATGGGAGAGGCTGCAGTTTCAGCGGCAAAAAGTATTGATTATGAAGGTGCTGGCACAGTTGAGTTTTTGCTTGATCGTTCAGGAAATTTTTATTTTATGGAAATGAATACACGTATTCAGGTTGAGCATCCTGTAACTGAAATGGTTACAGGAATTGATTTAGTGGCAGAACAACTTCGAATTGCTGGCGGGGAACGTCTTCTTTGCTCTCAACAAGAAATCCAACTCAGAGGCCATGCTATTGAATGTAGGATTAATGCAGAGGATTCACAACATAATTTCCGACCTTCTCCAGGCAGAATTACTGGCTGGTTGCCCCCGGGAGGACCTGGAGTAAGAGTTGATAGCCATGTATATACTGGATATGACATACCACCTTTTTATGATTCTTTGATTGGAAAATTAATAGTTTGGGGTCGTGATCGTGAAACTGCTTTAAAAAGAATGAAGAGAGCTTTGAATGAATGTGCTGTTACTGGGATACCCACCACCATAGATTTTCACTTGCAATTACTTGATCGGGATGAGTTTTTGAAAGGTGATGTTCATACAAAATTTGTAGAGCAGGAAATGATCTGA
- a CDS encoding YggT family protein: MIEKLPIIHFLMGFLLAGWSLTFLMRIVLTWYPQVNVSKGFWVFFYLPTEVFLAPTRRCIPPIGGVDITPVIWFGVITLIRELLVGPQGIIAQIVIKQTMQA; encoded by the coding sequence ATGATAGAAAAACTCCCAATCATCCATTTCTTAATGGGTTTTCTTTTAGCTGGATGGAGTCTGACCTTCTTGATGAGAATAGTCCTTACCTGGTATCCACAAGTCAATGTCAGTAAAGGATTTTGGGTTTTCTTTTACCTTCCTACTGAAGTGTTTTTAGCACCTACACGTCGTTGTATTCCACCAATCGGTGGGGTTGATATTACGCCAGTTATTTGGTTCGGTGTAATTACTCTTATTAGAGAATTATTAGTTGGGCCTCAAGGAATAATTGCTCAAATAGTTATCAAACAAACAATGCAAGCATAA
- the psbX gene encoding photosystem II reaction center X protein gives MAFILSNLIFGASVSSQAATNSAVGMIGSFLAAGALIVVPAAFALLWVSQKDQLQRNR, from the coding sequence ATGGCTTTTATTTTGTCAAATCTAATTTTCGGTGCTTCTGTCTCAAGTCAGGCTGCGACTAACTCAGCTGTAGGCATGATTGGCAGCTTTTTAGCTGCTGGTGCCTTGATTGTTGTTCCTGCTGCATTTGCTTTGCTTTGGGTTTCTCAGAAAGATCAACTTCAACGAAATAGGTAA
- a CDS encoding Ycf66 family protein: MVNASLNWASIVGIALAICGGGLYFLRSFKPALARDYDVFFAAIGLLCGGILFFQGWRLDPILQFGQFLLAGTTVFFAYESVRLRGIATDQARRSSYFDDELDSNPIPNSGFRSRRGDDFEQFQEEPINRRFSGRDEQDYEEEEEDFYRSRRTARPAIPEQAASRRMRSQRDSMRDDGIASRRMARFQNDKTEDEIGSRSTFGERRTVRQEGKRGSRPRANTQTSRPRNDSSQSPKGIRRNEGMRRNEGIRRNEGIRRNEGMRRNERDFKSTADRYSAPKGNPISDKAEDAAFSSPNSPSLRRRSVQSDSSDKFKSNQNIQRSGRPSSNSNTRQRSRPRDNSSRFDD, translated from the coding sequence TTGGTCAATGCCAGTCTGAATTGGGCCAGCATTGTAGGGATTGCCTTGGCCATATGTGGCGGAGGCCTTTATTTCTTACGATCCTTTAAGCCAGCACTTGCTCGCGATTACGATGTTTTTTTTGCAGCAATTGGTTTGCTGTGTGGAGGCATATTGTTTTTCCAGGGATGGCGATTAGATCCCATTCTGCAATTTGGACAATTTTTGTTAGCTGGCACTACAGTTTTCTTTGCTTATGAGAGTGTTCGCCTTCGAGGAATTGCTACTGATCAAGCTAGGAGATCATCCTATTTTGATGATGAATTGGATTCTAACCCTATTCCCAATTCAGGATTTAGATCTAGAAGAGGCGACGATTTTGAACAATTTCAGGAAGAGCCCATAAATCGTCGTTTCTCAGGTAGAGATGAACAAGATTATGAGGAAGAAGAAGAAGATTTTTATCGGTCTAGAAGAACTGCTAGACCAGCAATTCCTGAACAGGCTGCTAGCAGAAGAATGAGATCTCAGAGGGATTCTATGAGAGATGATGGAATTGCTTCTAGACGCATGGCCAGATTTCAAAATGATAAAACTGAGGACGAGATTGGAAGCCGATCGACCTTTGGTGAGCGCAGAACAGTTCGTCAAGAAGGTAAACGAGGAAGTAGGCCTCGAGCTAATACTCAAACTTCAAGACCCAGAAATGATTCATCACAATCTCCTAAAGGCATTAGAAGAAATGAAGGTATGAGAAGAAATGAAGGTATTAGAAGAAATGAAGGTATTAGAAGAAATGAAGGTATGAGAAGAAATGAAAGAGATTTTAAATCAACTGCAGATAGATATTCTGCTCCTAAAGGAAACCCTATTTCTGATAAAGCTGAAGATGCTGCGTTTTCTTCTCCTAACTCTCCATCATTACGCAGACGAAGTGTTCAGAGTGATAGTTCAGACAAGTTTAAATCTAATCAAAATATTCAACGCTCAGGGAGACCTTCTTCTAATTCGAATACAAGGCAACGTTCTAGACCACGAGATAACTCTTCAAGGTTTGATGATTAG
- a CDS encoding chlorophyll a/b-binding protein, whose product MTSNNSELSQVESSNKNAQEKIERNKKINETPSATTTDIPSFGWSGYAERVNGRFAMIGFTAILLIETFSHSGFLHWAGLIP is encoded by the coding sequence ATGACATCCAACAATTCAGAATTATCACAAGTGGAATCTTCCAACAAAAATGCTCAAGAAAAAATTGAGCGCAATAAGAAGATTAACGAAACGCCTAGTGCAACTACTACAGATATTCCTTCATTTGGTTGGAGTGGATATGCAGAAAGAGTTAATGGTCGTTTTGCAATGATTGGTTTCACAGCAATTTTGCTAATAGAAACTTTTAGTCATTCAGGCTTTCTCCATTGGGCTGGATTAATTCCTTAA
- a CDS encoding ABC transporter ATP-binding protein/permease: MNEKTIANNKRFQDQLTSLRKLAQPFFLPLEQSSGWNFIWLLISLLFCVGGLVLFFLTTLIQIFERLQPILLEKYFGGVVGTVEFIWESWWGVFFIGIFLIGSLNFFNFRHQLRNKRWVHWVLLGVIVLMLLAVNGINAGIGFIARDLTNALVEKQETGFYRILGIYACCFAIALPIRVSQIFFTYKLGIIWREWLSNSLISDYMKNKAYYILNPNDEEATDVDNPDQRITDDTKAFTGQSLSFTLGIFDAFLTFSLNIIILWTISKTLTLSLFGYAAFATSVLIIAGKNLVRIDFDQLRFEADFRYGLVHIRDNAESIAFYSGEEPEKAETNRRLNEVVENFNLLIIWRVIIDVMRRSINYAGNFFPYLIMAIPYFAGEIDYGRFIQASFAFSMVEGSLFFVVNQIEELAKFTAGISRLEGFQSQVETISKKTEEPFKNSYLSNQSILIKNANLYPPGNNKPIINDLSLSINQNDSLLVVGPSGCGKTSLLRMISGLWQPANGTVERPKTGDLLFIPQKPYMILGSLREQLCYPTDQDKFSDEQLKSVLNEVNLSSLIKRYPDLTIKQDWPRILSLGEQQRLAFGRLLLNSPRFAVLDEATSALDINTEEHLYSLLKKRDLAVISVGHRPTLIDFHESILKLSGDGSWSLNSSSNYEFNRE, encoded by the coding sequence ATGAATGAAAAAACTATTGCTAATAATAAAAGGTTTCAAGATCAGCTAACAAGTTTAAGAAAATTAGCTCAGCCTTTTTTTCTACCACTTGAACAAAGCAGTGGATGGAATTTTATATGGCTTCTAATTTCATTACTATTTTGTGTGGGTGGCCTAGTACTGTTTTTTTTAACTACTTTAATACAAATCTTTGAAAGACTACAACCCATTCTGTTAGAAAAATATTTTGGAGGAGTCGTTGGAACAGTTGAATTTATATGGGAAAGTTGGTGGGGGGTTTTCTTTATAGGGATCTTTCTTATTGGAAGCTTAAATTTTTTCAACTTTAGACATCAATTAAGAAATAAAAGATGGGTTCATTGGGTTCTATTAGGTGTAATTGTATTAATGCTTTTAGCTGTAAATGGAATAAATGCTGGTATTGGTTTTATAGCTAGAGATTTAACAAATGCTTTAGTAGAAAAACAAGAGACAGGATTTTATAGAATTTTAGGAATCTATGCTTGTTGCTTTGCTATAGCATTACCCATTCGGGTCTCTCAAATATTTTTTACTTATAAACTTGGCATTATTTGGAGAGAATGGCTTTCCAACAGTCTGATATCAGATTATATGAAAAATAAAGCCTATTATATTCTCAATCCAAATGATGAAGAAGCAACGGATGTAGACAATCCAGATCAAAGAATTACAGATGATACTAAAGCATTTACAGGTCAAAGTTTGTCTTTCACATTAGGTATCTTCGATGCTTTTCTTACTTTCTCACTTAATATAATTATCTTATGGACTATAAGTAAAACACTTACCTTATCTCTTTTTGGATATGCAGCTTTTGCAACAAGTGTATTAATTATCGCAGGGAAGAATTTAGTAAGAATTGATTTTGATCAACTTAGATTCGAAGCTGATTTTAGATATGGTTTAGTTCATATTAGAGATAACGCTGAATCAATTGCTTTTTATTCTGGAGAAGAACCTGAGAAAGCTGAGACCAACAGAAGGCTTAATGAAGTCGTTGAGAACTTTAATCTTCTGATTATATGGAGAGTAATTATTGATGTAATGAGAAGATCCATTAATTATGCGGGTAATTTCTTTCCTTATTTAATTATGGCAATCCCTTATTTTGCAGGTGAAATTGATTATGGAAGATTCATTCAAGCAAGTTTTGCTTTCAGCATGGTAGAAGGATCTTTATTCTTTGTTGTTAATCAAATTGAAGAATTAGCTAAATTCACTGCTGGCATTAGCAGATTAGAAGGATTTCAATCACAAGTTGAAACCATTAGTAAAAAAACTGAAGAACCTTTTAAAAATTCATACTTATCAAATCAATCAATCTTAATTAAAAATGCAAACCTTTATCCACCTGGTAATAATAAACCAATAATTAATGATTTAAGTTTAAGTATTAATCAAAATGATAGCTTATTAGTTGTAGGGCCTTCAGGTTGTGGAAAAACATCTCTTTTGAGAATGATTAGTGGCTTATGGCAGCCTGCTAATGGGACAGTTGAACGGCCAAAAACAGGTGATCTTTTATTTATTCCTCAAAAACCTTATATGATTTTAGGCTCATTAAGGGAGCAACTTTGTTATCCAACTGATCAAGATAAATTTAGTGATGAGCAACTTAAATCAGTTCTCAATGAAGTCAATCTTTCCTCACTAATCAAGCGTTATCCTGATCTAACTATTAAGCAAGATTGGCCAAGAATCCTCTCGCTAGGGGAACAACAAAGATTGGCATTTGGTAGATTACTTTTAAATTCTCCAAGATTTGCAGTTTTAGATGAAGCAACTAGTGCTTTAGATATAAATACAGAAGAGCACTTATATAGTTTGTTAAAGAAAAGAGATCTTGCTGTCATTAGTGTTGGGCATAGGCCAACACTAATCGACTTTCACGAATCAATCCTGAAGCTATCAGGAGATGGTTCATGGAGTCTCAATTCATCATCCAACTACGAGTTCAATAGAGAGTAA
- a CDS encoding histidine triad nucleotide-binding protein — protein MTQETVFSQIIKGEIPCDEVYSDEQCLAFRDIQPQAPVHILIIPRKPLKSIKDAEVEDKEMLGHLLLVSAQIAQQEGLKDWRTIINTGSEAGQTVFHLHIHVIGGRKLTWPPG, from the coding sequence ATGACCCAAGAAACAGTTTTCAGCCAAATTATCAAAGGAGAAATACCTTGTGATGAGGTTTATAGCGATGAACAATGCCTAGCATTTCGCGATATTCAACCACAAGCACCTGTTCATATACTAATTATCCCTAGAAAGCCTCTAAAGAGTATTAAGGATGCAGAAGTGGAAGACAAAGAAATGCTTGGTCATTTACTGCTAGTTTCTGCACAAATAGCTCAACAAGAAGGTTTAAAAGATTGGCGAACAATTATTAATACAGGTTCTGAAGCTGGTCAAACCGTCTTTCACTTGCATATACATGTAATTGGAGGAAGAAAATTAACTTGGCCTCCTGGATAA
- the def gene encoding peptide deformylase — translation MARSFTQLAINAEKKRTSLAISKKPIDKPELQIHTLGNSALRQNAQRISKVDSSVRELVKKMLHSMYSAKGIGLAAPQIGIQQQLLVIDLDIEDSTSPPMVFINPEITDFSASIDTYEEGCLSIPGVYLNVIRPSSIKVNYRDEMGRPKKLNTDGLLSRCIQHEMDHLNGVLFVDRVTNSQDLKQELKENGFNEKDVLAIT, via the coding sequence TTGGCTAGAAGTTTTACACAACTTGCTATTAATGCTGAAAAGAAGAGGACTTCTCTTGCTATATCAAAGAAGCCAATAGATAAACCTGAACTGCAAATCCACACTCTTGGAAATTCTGCCCTTCGGCAAAATGCTCAGCGAATTAGCAAAGTAGACTCAAGCGTTAGAGAATTGGTAAAAAAAATGCTACATAGCATGTATTCTGCCAAAGGTATTGGGCTTGCTGCACCTCAAATAGGAATTCAACAGCAATTATTAGTTATTGATTTAGACATTGAAGACTCAACTTCTCCTCCAATGGTATTCATTAATCCTGAAATAACCGATTTTAGCGCATCAATAGATACTTATGAGGAAGGTTGTTTAAGTATTCCAGGAGTATATTTAAATGTTATTAGGCCTTCATCAATAAAAGTGAATTACAGGGATGAAATGGGGCGGCCAAAAAAACTAAATACGGACGGCCTATTATCAAGATGTATTCAACATGAAATGGACCATTTAAACGGTGTACTTTTTGTTGATAGAGTTACTAATAGTCAAGACCTTAAACAAGAACTGAAAGAAAATGGATTTAATGAAAAAGATGTTTTAGCAATAACATAA
- a CDS encoding alpha/beta hydrolase family protein: MTFRDKQVSNSEIIHNHPLNAASVVSCSPKPKEPKILGKWVVWQEQRTNDSGRTTVLARPWGQLGVTPQELTPSPWNIRSRVHGYGGGALAAACYLDRLLLVWVEDSTGCLWSQIWEGINDISPFNDSQLIPINEPLCISKKDQSFFGDGLIDLKRMLWLGLMEREGRDYLVTLSLEKEFQNPRIIYEALGFLGYPKLSPDNMQLAWVEWKEPFMPWDQSDLMAASLSKSGDFNLIKSLIKSSSSNPLSVFQPIWLDNYHLLVSDDSNGWWNLKLLKVDIINELIEKYKKTWDVKAETAMPQWVAGMSTISCSDGLILALSCKESQWNLNFMQPNGTVEKINLPFDDLAYLDVNQGRGVMVASNSFQEPIILEVDLTNKNWNHQLKSRPIALVDNQISVGESIWFKGYNSKLTHAWFYPPSREISEKKPLLLKIHSGPTAMASRGLNLSIQFWTSRGWSVLDVNYGGSTGFGRCYRDRLKAEWGRTDVFDCYLATMELIRLGKVDKEYIAIEGSSAGGFTALSCLSLFPIFKAASCKYPVSDLLAMQKSTHRFEENYLDYLLGTFSVNNKEYKSRSPINNIDQINSPVIIFHGLEDKVIQLDQITNFSLKLKRKSVPVELHTFPNEGHGFKEASSNIKVLTLTEKFFVNHLGI, translated from the coding sequence ATGACATTCAGAGATAAACAAGTTTCTAACAGTGAAATAATTCACAATCATCCATTAAATGCTGCAAGTGTGGTTAGTTGTTCTCCAAAGCCTAAAGAACCTAAAATTTTAGGTAAATGGGTAGTTTGGCAAGAGCAAAGAACTAATGACTCAGGTCGAACAACAGTTCTCGCAAGACCTTGGGGTCAACTTGGCGTTACCCCGCAAGAGTTAACACCTTCTCCTTGGAATATAAGAAGTCGAGTTCATGGCTATGGTGGTGGTGCTTTGGCAGCTGCCTGTTATTTAGATAGGTTGCTTTTAGTTTGGGTAGAAGATTCTACTGGGTGTTTATGGTCACAAATATGGGAAGGAATTAATGATATCTCTCCATTTAATGACTCTCAATTAATTCCGATTAATGAGCCATTATGTATTTCAAAAAAAGATCAATCATTCTTTGGAGATGGTTTAATTGATCTAAAAAGGATGCTTTGGTTAGGGTTGATGGAAAGAGAAGGAAGAGATTATTTAGTGACTTTATCTTTGGAAAAAGAATTTCAGAATCCAAGAATTATATATGAAGCATTGGGATTTTTAGGATATCCAAAGTTAAGTCCTGACAACATGCAATTAGCATGGGTGGAGTGGAAAGAACCTTTTATGCCTTGGGATCAAAGTGATCTGATGGCAGCTTCTTTATCAAAGTCAGGAGATTTTAATTTAATCAAATCATTGATTAAAAGTTCATCTTCAAATCCCTTATCAGTTTTTCAACCAATTTGGTTGGATAATTATCATTTATTAGTCTCTGATGATAGTAATGGATGGTGGAATCTAAAGTTATTAAAGGTAGATATTATTAATGAATTAATTGAGAAATACAAAAAGACTTGGGATGTAAAAGCTGAAACTGCTATGCCTCAATGGGTTGCAGGAATGTCGACAATATCTTGTTCTGATGGTCTAATTTTAGCTTTAAGTTGTAAGGAATCTCAATGGAATCTTAATTTTATGCAGCCAAACGGAACTGTTGAAAAAATTAATTTACCTTTTGATGATCTTGCATATTTGGATGTTAATCAAGGTAGGGGAGTTATGGTTGCTAGTAATTCTTTCCAAGAACCGATTATTTTGGAAGTTGATTTAACTAATAAGAATTGGAATCATCAATTAAAAAGTAGACCTATAGCTTTAGTGGATAATCAAATTAGTGTAGGAGAATCTATTTGGTTTAAAGGTTATAACTCAAAATTGACTCATGCTTGGTTTTATCCACCATCTCGAGAGATTTCTGAAAAGAAACCGCTATTACTTAAAATTCATAGTGGTCCCACAGCAATGGCCTCTAGAGGGTTAAATTTATCTATTCAATTTTGGACTTCTAGAGGCTGGTCAGTTTTAGATGTAAATTATGGAGGATCCACTGGATTTGGGAGATGTTATCGTGATCGTCTAAAAGCAGAATGGGGTAGAACAGATGTTTTTGATTGTTATTTAGCAACGATGGAACTCATACGTTTAGGTAAAGTAGATAAAGAATATATTGCGATTGAAGGTTCTAGCGCAGGAGGTTTTACAGCTTTAAGTTGTTTATCCTTGTTCCCTATTTTCAAAGCAGCTTCATGTAAATACCCTGTTAGTGATTTATTAGCCATGCAAAAATCAACCCATCGCTTTGAGGAGAATTATTTAGATTATTTATTAGGTACTTTTTCAGTCAATAATAAGGAATACAAAAGTCGTTCTCCAATTAATAATATTGATCAAATTAATAGTCCAGTTATTATCTTCCATGGTTTAGAAGATAAGGTTATTCAATTAGATCAGATAACTAATTTTTCTCTTAAGCTAAAAAGAAAAAGTGTTCCTGTTGAACTTCATACTTTTCCAAACGAAGGACATGGTTTTAAAGAAGCATCTAGTAATATTAAGGTTCTAACTCTTACTGAAAAATTCTTTGTTAATCATTTAGGAATTTAA